A single genomic interval of Candidatus Rokuibacteriota bacterium harbors:
- the rfbB gene encoding dTDP-glucose 4,6-dehydratase yields MKLLVTGGAGFIGSNFVRHVLATHPEDSVVNLDKLTYAGNPENLRDVEQDARYRFVKGDICDRTLVAELMAGVDAVVHMAAETHVDKSNLGADDFLRTNVTGTFTLLECARERRLARFLAVSTDEVYGSLSRGAARELDPLNPSNPYSASKAAADLLARAYWTTHRLPVVITRSSNNFGPYQYPEKVIPLFITNALEDRPLPLYGDGRNVRDWLYVLDNCAAIDLVLRRGRDGEIYNIGGVNEVENIVLTRQILRLLGKPESLITPVTDRPGHDRRYALDSAKVRGLGWTPAHAFPVALAATVEWYRHHAAWWRPIKSGEFKAYYDRQYAPG; encoded by the coding sequence ATGAAGCTCCTCGTCACGGGCGGCGCCGGCTTCATCGGCTCCAACTTCGTGCGCCACGTGCTGGCCACGCATCCCGAGGACTCCGTCGTCAACCTCGACAAGCTCACCTATGCCGGGAATCCGGAGAACCTCCGCGACGTCGAGCAAGACGCGCGCTACCGCTTCGTCAAGGGGGACATCTGCGACCGGACGCTGGTGGCCGAGCTCATGGCGGGCGTGGACGCCGTCGTCCACATGGCGGCCGAGACCCACGTGGACAAGTCCAACCTCGGCGCGGACGACTTCCTGCGCACCAACGTCACGGGCACCTTCACCCTGCTCGAGTGTGCCCGGGAGAGGCGCCTTGCGCGCTTCCTGGCGGTGAGCACCGACGAGGTGTACGGCAGTCTCTCCCGCGGGGCCGCCCGGGAGCTGGACCCGCTCAACCCCTCCAACCCGTACTCGGCCTCCAAGGCCGCCGCGGACCTGCTGGCGCGCGCGTACTGGACGACCCACCGGCTGCCCGTCGTGATCACGCGCAGCAGCAACAACTTCGGTCCCTACCAGTACCCGGAGAAGGTCATCCCGCTGTTCATCACGAACGCGCTCGAGGACCGGCCGCTGCCGCTCTACGGCGACGGCCGGAACGTGCGCGACTGGCTCTACGTCCTCGACAACTGCGCTGCCATCGACCTCGTCCTGCGGCGCGGCAGGGACGGGGAGATCTACAACATCGGCGGCGTCAACGAGGTCGAGAACATCGTGCTCACGCGGCAGATCCTGCGGCTCCTGGGCAAGCCCGAGTCGCTCATCACCCCCGTCACCGACCGTCCCGGGCATGATCGCCGCTATGCCCTCGACAGCGCGAAGGTGCGCGGGCTCGGCTGGACGCCGGCCCATGCCTTCCCCGTCGCGCTGGCCGCTACCGTCGAGTGGTACCGCCACCACGCCGCGTGGTGGCGGCCCATCAAGTCAGGCGAGTTCAAGGCCTACTACGACCGGCAGTACGCGCCGGGATAA
- a CDS encoding dTDP-4-dehydrorhamnose 3,5-epimerase family protein, with product MDLNDAATRAFSLQDYSAPPQMPGVEIVDLKRFTDDGGSFTELGRLSAGAHGAFPGFVVQQVNYSEMDPGVIKAFHLHRRQTDVWFVPPGDKMLLVLLDVRAGSPTEKACRRLVLGDGSARLVRIPPGVAHGVRNLGTARGRIVYFVDCQFTPDPAQCEEGRLPWDFAGAEIWEPSRG from the coding sequence ATGGACCTGAACGACGCCGCCACCCGCGCCTTCTCCCTCCAGGACTACTCGGCGCCGCCGCAGATGCCGGGGGTCGAGATCGTGGACCTCAAGCGCTTCACCGACGACGGGGGCAGCTTCACCGAGCTGGGACGGCTCTCGGCCGGTGCCCACGGCGCCTTCCCGGGCTTCGTCGTCCAGCAGGTCAACTACAGCGAGATGGACCCGGGCGTCATCAAGGCCTTCCACCTGCACCGGCGCCAGACGGATGTCTGGTTCGTCCCGCCCGGCGACAAGATGCTGCTCGTGCTGCTGGACGTCCGGGCGGGCTCACCCACCGAGAAGGCCTGCCGGCGCCTCGTCCTCGGCGACGGCAGCGCGCGGCTCGTGCGGATCCCGCCGGGCGTGGCCCATGGCGTGCGGAACCTGGGGACGGCGCGGGGGCGCATCGTCTACTTCGTGGATTGCCAGTTCACCCCGGATCCCGCCCAGTGCGAGGAGGGGCGCCTGCCCTGGGACTTCGCGGGGGCGGAGATCTGGGAGCCCAGCCGCGGATGA
- a CDS encoding glucose-1-phosphate thymidylyltransferase, translating to MKGLILSGGRGTRLRPITFTSAKQLVPVANKAILFYGIEALADSGIREIGIVVGDTRREIREAVGDGGRFGVSVTYIEQEAPLGLAHAVLVSEPFLGTDPFCMYLGDNLIREKLAPLVERFRQEKPNSQILLARVPNPSQFGVAELRDGQVVRLVEKPRTPPSDLALVGVYMFDASIFRAVKAIRPSARGELEITDAIQWLIDAGQVVRPHVIEGWWKDTGRLEDLLEANRIILDTLLPRSDGTVTDSEILGKVVVEPGARILKSTLRGPAIIGKGAVIENAYIGPFTSIGDGVTVRGSEVEHSILLEGSSVVDVGARIESSLIGRNVSIYRTVAKPRSFNFMLGDRSEVGLV from the coding sequence ATGAAAGGCCTAATCCTGTCCGGTGGGCGCGGCACCCGGCTCCGGCCAATCACATTCACCTCGGCCAAGCAGCTGGTTCCCGTGGCCAACAAGGCTATCCTTTTCTATGGGATCGAGGCGCTCGCCGACTCCGGTATCCGGGAGATCGGGATCGTGGTGGGCGATACCCGCCGGGAGATCCGGGAGGCCGTCGGAGACGGCGGCCGGTTCGGGGTCTCGGTGACCTACATCGAGCAGGAGGCCCCTCTCGGCCTGGCCCATGCCGTCCTCGTCTCCGAGCCATTTCTCGGCACCGACCCCTTCTGCATGTACCTGGGGGACAACCTGATCCGGGAGAAGCTCGCCCCACTGGTGGAGCGGTTCCGGCAGGAGAAGCCCAACAGTCAGATCCTGCTGGCGCGGGTGCCCAACCCGAGCCAGTTCGGCGTCGCCGAGCTCCGCGATGGCCAGGTCGTGCGGCTCGTCGAGAAGCCCAGGACGCCGCCATCGGACCTGGCATTGGTGGGCGTCTACATGTTCGACGCCTCCATCTTCCGCGCCGTGAAGGCCATCCGCCCCTCGGCCCGCGGCGAGCTCGAGATCACGGACGCGATCCAGTGGCTCATCGACGCGGGCCAGGTCGTGCGGCCCCACGTGATCGAGGGATGGTGGAAGGACACCGGCAGGCTTGAAGATCTCCTGGAGGCCAACCGCATCATCCTCGACACCCTGCTGCCGCGCAGCGACGGTACGGTCACGGACTCCGAGATCCTGGGCAAGGTCGTCGTGGAGCCGGGAGCCCGCATCCTCAAGAGCACGCTCCGGGGCCCAGCCATCATCGGGAAGGGCGCGGTGATCGAGAACGCCTACATCGGACCCTTCACCTCCATCGGCGACGGCGTCACGGTCCGGGGCAGCGAGGTGGAGCACTCGATCCTGCTCGAGGGCTCGAGCGTGGTGGATGTGGGCGCGCGCATCGAGTCGAGCCTCATCGGGCGCAACGTCTCGATCTACCGTACCGTCGCCAAGCCCCGCTCCTTCAACTTCATGCTCGGGGATCGCAGCGAGGTCGGTCTTGTCTGA
- the moeB gene encoding molybdopterin-synthase adenylyltransferase MoeB, whose product MKTLKQMLAEARQVIPEQGPAELKKRLDAGEPVVVVDVRDPDEYRDGHIEGSANISRGFLEFRIGTVAAEPSTPIVLYCQTGLRSVLAARQLKELGYERVVNLQGGFQKWAQSGLPVVKDQPLTTEQIQRYSRHFLLPQVGEKGQRKLLRSKVLLIGAGGLGSPTALYLAAAGVGTLGLMDGDVVDVSNLQRQILHTTPNVGRSKVESGSEMIRALNPDVTVIPLPMRIDVDNVMDVIKDYDLVVDGSDNFDTRYLVNDACYLGGKTNVHGSIFQFEGMATVFAPDQGPCYRCLYPTPPPAGLVPSUSEAGVLGVLPGVIGLVQATEAIKVLLGTGEPLIGRLLTYDALGMRFREVKLRRDPNCPVCGQNPSIKDLSIHREAGAVACAIEDNGQPTAAGAPTAKAGG is encoded by the coding sequence ATGAAGACACTCAAGCAGATGCTCGCCGAGGCCCGCCAGGTGATCCCCGAACAGGGTCCGGCCGAGCTCAAGAAGCGGCTCGACGCCGGCGAGCCGGTTGTGGTGGTGGACGTGCGGGACCCGGACGAGTACCGTGACGGGCACATCGAGGGATCGGCCAACATCAGCCGCGGGTTCCTCGAGTTTCGCATCGGCACCGTGGCCGCCGAGCCCTCCACACCCATCGTGCTCTACTGCCAGACGGGGCTCCGCTCCGTGCTCGCCGCCAGGCAGCTCAAGGAGCTGGGCTACGAGCGCGTGGTCAACCTGCAGGGCGGCTTCCAGAAGTGGGCCCAGTCCGGTCTTCCCGTGGTCAAGGATCAGCCGCTCACGACCGAGCAGATCCAGCGCTACAGCCGCCACTTCCTCCTGCCGCAGGTAGGCGAGAAGGGGCAGCGCAAGCTCCTCCGCTCCAAGGTGCTCCTGATCGGGGCCGGCGGCCTCGGCTCGCCCACGGCGCTCTACCTCGCCGCCGCCGGCGTGGGCACCCTCGGGCTCATGGACGGCGACGTCGTCGACGTCTCGAACCTGCAGCGCCAGATCCTGCACACCACGCCCAACGTCGGCCGCTCCAAGGTGGAGTCGGGAAGCGAGATGATCCGCGCGCTCAACCCCGACGTGACCGTCATCCCGCTGCCCATGCGCATCGACGTGGACAACGTGATGGACGTCATCAAGGACTATGACCTCGTGGTCGATGGCTCGGACAACTTCGACACCCGCTACCTGGTCAACGACGCCTGCTATCTCGGGGGCAAGACGAATGTCCACGGCTCGATCTTCCAGTTCGAGGGCATGGCCACCGTCTTCGCCCCGGACCAGGGGCCGTGCTACCGCTGCCTCTACCCGACGCCGCCACCTGCGGGGCTCGTGCCCAGCTGAAGCGAGGCCGGGGTCCTGGGCGTGCTCCCAGGCGTGATCGGGCTCGTGCAGGCGACGGAGGCCATCAAGGTCCTGCTCGGGACGGGGGAGCCGCTGATCGGGCGGCTCCTGACCTACGACGCCCTCGGCATGCGCTTCCGGGAAGTGAAGCTGCGGCGCGACCCCAACTGCCCCGTCTGCGGCCAGAACCCGAGCATCAAGGATCTGTCCATCCACCGGGAGGCGGGAGCCGTCGCCTGCGCCATCGAGGACAATGGCCAGCCCACTGCGGCCGGCGCGCCAACGGCCAAGGCCGGGGGCTGA
- a CDS encoding non-ribosomal peptide synthetase produces the protein MHQLLGLQAQRSPEAAAITAPGRRPLTHRRLHQHVGEVIQRLRSAGIGRHDRVVLALPQGPDLAVAFLAVAAGAACVPLDPSWPAPEYASRLADLGARALVLPAGAEMPSRAVALESGIAVLDLIPVPDAEAGLFRLSGGPVARLAPPDPGRSSDVALVLQTSGTTARPKGVPLSHANLCASARSIAASLGLGVGDRCLDVMPLFHIHGLMVLLASLAAGGSVACPPRFDVTRFASWLEELRPTWYSAVPTMHHAVVRLAGLAPSPAARTSLRLIRSSSAPLPPRLAAELEALFGVPVIEAYGMTEASHQIASNPLPPRPRKPGSVGIAAGAAVAIVDAAGRPLPPGVAGEIVIRGPGVTAGYENGPAEGAWTSEGWLRTGDQGRLDADGYLFLTGRLTEIINRGGEKISPREVEDVLGAHPAVAEAVAFPIPHPTLGEDVGVAVVLHAGASAATQDLRRFAAERLADFKVPGRVLLVDRIPAGATGKPQRARLAEQLQPQAGARPRADGAPAASRTPTESALAGIWAAVLGLEAVGIDDDFFALGGDSIHATLILSRVRRKFSVDLQLRALFDAPTVAELATLIVEGHAREADPEELARLLRELGELSDEDARRLLEDRSA, from the coding sequence ATTCATCAGCTGCTCGGCCTCCAGGCGCAACGGAGCCCGGAGGCCGCCGCGATCACTGCACCGGGCCGGCGCCCGCTGACTCACCGCCGCCTCCATCAGCACGTGGGCGAGGTGATCCAGAGGCTCCGCTCGGCGGGGATCGGCCGGCACGACCGTGTCGTGCTCGCCCTCCCGCAAGGGCCGGATCTGGCGGTGGCGTTCCTGGCCGTGGCCGCCGGGGCCGCGTGCGTGCCCCTCGACCCATCCTGGCCGGCACCCGAGTACGCCAGCCGCCTGGCCGATCTCGGCGCCCGGGCGCTCGTGCTCCCGGCCGGCGCCGAGATGCCGTCGCGGGCCGTGGCCCTTGAAAGCGGCATCGCGGTGCTCGATCTCATCCCCGTGCCGGATGCCGAGGCGGGACTGTTCAGGCTGAGCGGCGGCCCGGTCGCGCGGCTCGCGCCACCGGATCCGGGCCGCTCTTCCGACGTGGCGCTGGTCCTGCAGACCTCGGGGACCACCGCGCGCCCGAAGGGGGTGCCGCTGTCGCACGCCAACCTCTGCGCCTCGGCGCGAAGCATCGCCGCCTCCCTCGGCCTGGGCGTCGGGGACCGCTGCCTCGACGTGATGCCGCTCTTCCACATCCACGGCCTCATGGTCCTGCTGGCCTCGCTGGCGGCCGGCGGAAGCGTCGCATGCCCGCCCCGATTCGACGTGACGCGGTTCGCCTCGTGGCTCGAGGAGCTGCGCCCCACGTGGTACTCGGCGGTCCCCACGATGCACCACGCCGTCGTCCGGCTCGCGGGGCTCGCCCCCTCCCCGGCCGCCCGGACATCCCTGCGACTCATCCGCTCGTCCTCGGCGCCCCTGCCTCCCCGGCTCGCCGCCGAGCTCGAGGCACTCTTCGGTGTTCCCGTGATCGAGGCCTACGGCATGACCGAGGCCTCGCACCAGATCGCGAGCAACCCCCTCCCGCCCCGGCCGCGCAAGCCGGGCTCGGTGGGCATCGCTGCGGGCGCTGCGGTGGCGATCGTCGACGCGGCGGGGCGGCCGCTCCCGCCCGGGGTCGCAGGGGAGATCGTCATTCGCGGCCCGGGCGTGACCGCGGGCTACGAGAACGGGCCCGCCGAGGGCGCGTGGACCAGCGAGGGGTGGCTCCGCACCGGGGATCAGGGGCGGCTCGATGCGGACGGCTACCTGTTCCTCACGGGTCGGCTGACGGAGATCATCAACCGAGGCGGGGAGAAGATCTCGCCGCGGGAGGTGGAGGATGTGCTCGGCGCGCATCCGGCGGTGGCCGAAGCGGTCGCCTTCCCCATCCCGCATCCGACGCTGGGCGAGGACGTGGGGGTCGCGGTGGTCCTGCACGCCGGCGCCAGCGCAGCCACACAGGATCTCCGCCGCTTCGCAGCCGAGCGGCTCGCCGACTTCAAGGTGCCGGGCCGGGTGCTGCTCGTCGACCGGATCCCCGCGGGCGCGACGGGCAAGCCCCAGCGGGCGAGGCTCGCCGAGCAGCTGCAGCCGCAGGCCGGCGCGAGGCCTCGGGCCGACGGGGCGCCCGCGGCGTCGAGGACACCCACCGAGAGCGCCCTCGCGGGCATCTGGGCTGCGGTGCTGGGCCTCGAGGCAGTAGGCATCGACGATGACTTCTTCGCGCTGGGTGGCGACTCCATCCATGCCACGCTGATCCTCTCCCGCGTCCGCCGGAAATTCAGCGTGGACCTTCAGCTCAGGGCGCTCTTCGACGCCCCGACCGTGGCCGAGCTCGCCACCCTCATCGTCGAGGGCCATGCCCGGGAGGCCGACCCGGAGGAGCTGGCCCGGCTGCTGCGCGAGCTGGGGGAGCTCTCAGACGAGGACGCCCGCCGATTGCTCGAGGACCGGAGCGCATGA